The Argopecten irradians isolate NY chromosome 6, Ai_NY, whole genome shotgun sequence genome has a window encoding:
- the LOC138324861 gene encoding CAP-Gly domain-containing linker protein 3-like isoform X2 — protein sequence MTLEAEEEEEKGKDINLHLNNNGYHPDRDKPMIHPCVDPPVCESCQKLDLSFFDPGCPGCHDILVNPNTTVPEIFAVLRQWTPQTQQNLELLINEILKRNAHINDRDGLTDMTLLQYASKSGAAGIGDPDVAAGVVTMLISKGADVNIRCRWTNMTALHYAAYFDVVPVIKVLLKTTKALDIDSTCSEFDHGSSLHIAASNLAYEAVKVLLQNGANPMMKDDMGRGPLECIPDPTNLDSDPEMAKLVVKLKKTLQESCQPAVKVPPPNYDLVQSKVTLQALGITLGDKVVVGGVKTGTLKYCGPAEFAGGLWAGIELDEPGGKNDGSVGGISYFQCPNNHGIFAPVSKIAKPGTVPAPRSPSATMSPTKIQQKAAAVNVSNVKARVDTGLKCRTSSIADLAEIDLGDRVIVAGQRKGTVRFCGEAKFAPGIWYGIELDRPVGKNDGSVNTDRYFHCKPKHGVFAPLSRIQKLGDRRFSSNESLDAISWGAVSEKVDRRSSSSVPFSSQNRAKTPIKRPKSGLSLARIPGASAPFKLEVGMSVFCNSELGNVRYIGPAEFGDGIWVGVELRTAKGKNDGCVQDKRYFSCKPDHGLLVRPSKITVRGINGSKLVSDYYQSREGEA from the exons ATGACGCTTGAGGCTGAAGAAGAGGAAGAGAAAGGGAAGGATATTAACCTCCATCTCAACAACAACGGGTATCACCCAGACCGCGACAAACCCATGATTCATCCCTGTGTAGACCCCCCAGTCTGCGAAAGCTGTCAGAAGCTTGACCTTTCATTCTTTGACCCTGGATGTCCTGGTTGCCATGACATCCTTGTCAATCCCAACACAACCGTCCCAGAAATATTTGCTGTCCTTCGGCAATGGACCCCACAGACACAACAGAATTTAGAACTTCTCATCAATGAG ATATTAAAGCGGAATGCTCACATTAACGACAGAGATGGTTTGACAGACATGACACTTTTACAATATGCCAGTAAATCTGGGGCCGCGGGGATCGGAGACCCGGACGTCGCTGCAGGAGTCGTAACGATGCTGATCTCCAAAGGAGCAGACGTCAATATTCGGTGTCGTTGGACCAACATGACTGCCCTCCATTACGCAGCTTATTTTGATGTTGTACCTGTGATAAAAGTTCTGCTCAAAACTACAAAAGCTTTAG ACATAGACAGTACGTGTTCAGAGTTTGACCATGGCAGTTCCTTACACATTGCCGCCTCTAACCTGGCCTACGAAGCTGTTAAAGTTCTGCTCCAGAATGGTGCTAATCCTATGATGAAGGACGACATGGGTAGAGGCCCATTAG AATGCATTCCAGATCCAACCAATTTAGATTCCGATCCAGAAATGGCCAAATTGGTGGTCAAACTAAAGAAGACACTCCAAGAGTCTTGTCAACCAGCGGTCAAGGTTCCTCCCCCTAACTATGACCTTGTGCAGTCCAAGGTCACTCTCCAGGCCCTCGGGATCACACTAGGGGATAAAGTTGTTGTAGGAGGGGTCAAG ACTGGGACTCTGAAGTACTGTGGACCAGCAGAGTTTGCTGGAGGTCTCTGGGCAGGGATAGAATTGGACGAGCCTGGCGGTAAAAATGACGGAAGTGTTGGCGGTATCTCCTACTTCCAGTGTCCAAATAACCATG GTATATTTGCTCCAGTAAGTAAGATTGCTAAACCAGGAACTGTACCAGCCCCTCGATCGCCGTCGGCGACCATGTCCCCTACCAAAATACAACAGAAAGCAGCGGCGGTCAATGTCTCCAATGTCAAGGCCAGAGTGGATACAG GACTTAAGTGTCGGACATCATCGATAGCTGATTTGGCAGAGATCGACCTCGGAGATAGAGTAATTGTAGCTGGACAAAGGAAAGGCACAGTTCGGTTTTGTGGGGAGGCAAAGTTTGCTCCAG GTATATGGTATGGTATAGAGTTGGACCGTCCTGTCGGGAAGAACGATGGGTCTGTAAATACCGACCGATACTTCCATTGTAAACCTAAACATGGTGTGTTTGCTCCATTATCAAGGATACAAAA ACTTGGAGACCGGCGATTCAGTTCTAATGAATCTCTTGATGCAATAAGTTGGGGTGCTGTTTCAGAAAAAGTTGATCGGCGTTCCAGTAGTA GTGTTCCCTTCAGTTCTCAAAATCGTGCTAAGACTCCAATAAAAAG GCCCAAAAGTGGACTGTCATTAGCCAGAATACCTGGGGCAAGTGCACCGTTCAAACTGGAGGTTGGAATGAGTGTCTTCTGTAATAGTGAACTAG GTAATGTGCGATACATTGGTCCTGCTGAGTTTGGTGATGGGATCTGGGTCGGGGTAGAACTTCGGACAGCCAAGGGAAAAAATGACGGATGTGTTCAGGACAAACGTTACTTCTCGTGTAAACCGGACCACGGCTTGTTAGTCAGACCAAGTAAAATTACAGTACGCGGGATCAATGGGTCAAAACTTGTATCGGACTATTATCAATCTCGGGAAGGGGAGGCGTAG
- the LOC138324861 gene encoding CAP-Gly domain-containing linker protein 3-like isoform X1, translating to MHSADKKRKLKLPSVEAVQRAEYEKSVNSSSENGNNSRNTESKGRGDKGVLSKTEVPKNGKSDSSVEMKANGGLKTNGEVHSRGELYKNGESQPNVESQINGDRGKLFNGESQINGERGNLTNGESQTNGDRGNQTNVESQINGDRGKLFNGESQINGERGNLSNGESQTNVNRDKENLVCSKCKCRMTLEAEEEEEKGKDINLHLNNNGYHPDRDKPMIHPCVDPPVCESCQKLDLSFFDPGCPGCHDILVNPNTTVPEIFAVLRQWTPQTQQNLELLINEILKRNAHINDRDGLTDMTLLQYASKSGAAGIGDPDVAAGVVTMLISKGADVNIRCRWTNMTALHYAAYFDVVPVIKVLLKTTKALDIDSTCSEFDHGSSLHIAASNLAYEAVKVLLQNGANPMMKDDMGRGPLECIPDPTNLDSDPEMAKLVVKLKKTLQESCQPAVKVPPPNYDLVQSKVTLQALGITLGDKVVVGGVKTGTLKYCGPAEFAGGLWAGIELDEPGGKNDGSVGGISYFQCPNNHGIFAPVSKIAKPGTVPAPRSPSATMSPTKIQQKAAAVNVSNVKARVDTGLKCRTSSIADLAEIDLGDRVIVAGQRKGTVRFCGEAKFAPGIWYGIELDRPVGKNDGSVNTDRYFHCKPKHGVFAPLSRIQKLGDRRFSSNESLDAISWGAVSEKVDRRSSSSVPFSSQNRAKTPIKRPKSGLSLARIPGASAPFKLEVGMSVFCNSELGNVRYIGPAEFGDGIWVGVELRTAKGKNDGCVQDKRYFSCKPDHGLLVRPSKITVRGINGSKLVSDYYQSREGEA from the exons atgcattCTGCTGATAAAAAGCGCAAGCTAAAACTGCCATCAGTTGAAGCAGTACAGAGAGCTGAGTATGAGAAAAGTGTCAACTCTAGCTCTGAAAATGGCAACAACAGTCGTAACACTGAATCAAAAGGCAGAGGTGATAAAGGTGTACTTAGCAAAACTGAAGTGCCAAAAAATGGAAAATCAGATTCTAGTGTAGAAATGAAAGCCAATGGAGGGCTAAAAACTAACGGAGAAGTTCACTCTAGAGGGGAACTGTATAAGAATGGAGAATCTCAACCTAATGTAGAGTCTCAGATCAATGGAGATAGAGGAAAGCTATTTAATGGAGAGTCTCAGATCAACGGAGAAAGAGGAAACCTAACTAATGGAGAGTCTCAGACCAATGGAGATAGAGGAAACCAAACTAATGTAGAGTCTCAGATCAATGGAGATAGAGGAAAGCTATTTAATGGAGAGTCTCAGATCAACGGAGAAAGAGGAAACCTATCTAATGGAGAGTCTCAGACCAATGTTAACAGAGATAAAGAAAACTTAGTGTGTTCCAAGTGTAAATGCAG AATGACGCTTGAGGCTGAAGAAGAGGAAGAGAAAGGGAAGGATATTAACCTCCATCTCAACAACAACGGGTATCACCCAGACCGCGACAAACCCATGATTCATCCCTGTGTAGACCCCCCAGTCTGCGAAAGCTGTCAGAAGCTTGACCTTTCATTCTTTGACCCTGGATGTCCTGGTTGCCATGACATCCTTGTCAATCCCAACACAACCGTCCCAGAAATATTTGCTGTCCTTCGGCAATGGACCCCACAGACACAACAGAATTTAGAACTTCTCATCAATGAG ATATTAAAGCGGAATGCTCACATTAACGACAGAGATGGTTTGACAGACATGACACTTTTACAATATGCCAGTAAATCTGGGGCCGCGGGGATCGGAGACCCGGACGTCGCTGCAGGAGTCGTAACGATGCTGATCTCCAAAGGAGCAGACGTCAATATTCGGTGTCGTTGGACCAACATGACTGCCCTCCATTACGCAGCTTATTTTGATGTTGTACCTGTGATAAAAGTTCTGCTCAAAACTACAAAAGCTTTAG ACATAGACAGTACGTGTTCAGAGTTTGACCATGGCAGTTCCTTACACATTGCCGCCTCTAACCTGGCCTACGAAGCTGTTAAAGTTCTGCTCCAGAATGGTGCTAATCCTATGATGAAGGACGACATGGGTAGAGGCCCATTAG AATGCATTCCAGATCCAACCAATTTAGATTCCGATCCAGAAATGGCCAAATTGGTGGTCAAACTAAAGAAGACACTCCAAGAGTCTTGTCAACCAGCGGTCAAGGTTCCTCCCCCTAACTATGACCTTGTGCAGTCCAAGGTCACTCTCCAGGCCCTCGGGATCACACTAGGGGATAAAGTTGTTGTAGGAGGGGTCAAG ACTGGGACTCTGAAGTACTGTGGACCAGCAGAGTTTGCTGGAGGTCTCTGGGCAGGGATAGAATTGGACGAGCCTGGCGGTAAAAATGACGGAAGTGTTGGCGGTATCTCCTACTTCCAGTGTCCAAATAACCATG GTATATTTGCTCCAGTAAGTAAGATTGCTAAACCAGGAACTGTACCAGCCCCTCGATCGCCGTCGGCGACCATGTCCCCTACCAAAATACAACAGAAAGCAGCGGCGGTCAATGTCTCCAATGTCAAGGCCAGAGTGGATACAG GACTTAAGTGTCGGACATCATCGATAGCTGATTTGGCAGAGATCGACCTCGGAGATAGAGTAATTGTAGCTGGACAAAGGAAAGGCACAGTTCGGTTTTGTGGGGAGGCAAAGTTTGCTCCAG GTATATGGTATGGTATAGAGTTGGACCGTCCTGTCGGGAAGAACGATGGGTCTGTAAATACCGACCGATACTTCCATTGTAAACCTAAACATGGTGTGTTTGCTCCATTATCAAGGATACAAAA ACTTGGAGACCGGCGATTCAGTTCTAATGAATCTCTTGATGCAATAAGTTGGGGTGCTGTTTCAGAAAAAGTTGATCGGCGTTCCAGTAGTA GTGTTCCCTTCAGTTCTCAAAATCGTGCTAAGACTCCAATAAAAAG GCCCAAAAGTGGACTGTCATTAGCCAGAATACCTGGGGCAAGTGCACCGTTCAAACTGGAGGTTGGAATGAGTGTCTTCTGTAATAGTGAACTAG GTAATGTGCGATACATTGGTCCTGCTGAGTTTGGTGATGGGATCTGGGTCGGGGTAGAACTTCGGACAGCCAAGGGAAAAAATGACGGATGTGTTCAGGACAAACGTTACTTCTCGTGTAAACCGGACCACGGCTTGTTAGTCAGACCAAGTAAAATTACAGTACGCGGGATCAATGGGTCAAAACTTGTATCGGACTATTATCAATCTCGGGAAGGGGAGGCGTAG